The Chitinophaga sp. Cy-1792 genome contains the following window.
ATGTGGGTATTCAGGTAGCATCTCCATCTGTAACTACCAACACGACAACAGTCACTACTTTTACCAAAGATACCAATGCCGTAACCCTGCGTTTCTACTACGTAGTGCCCGAAGAGGCAAGAGGTAAAACAGTATCCTTTACCTTCAGCGCCAAAAGTAGCGATGGCGCAACGGTATCCGCTAAAATGGGACCATTCAATGTATCCAAAATGGATATGAAACTGGACCTTGGCGTTACCGACGGGGATTCTACCTATATCTCTATCGCGGATATGAAAGTCTACAGAAAAAGCGATGCGATTAGCGATCCTTCAAAGATCGATCTGATCTATATGTTCCGCTCTGGTGGTGTCATTGGCCATTGCCTGGTCGCTCCTGGCGCTCCAAAGGATTACCTCCAGGATTTCCTCCCTCCCAATAATGTTACCAATGCCACTAAGATCATCAAAGTATATGGCCTGCGTGATCAGCAACTGGCAAGAGCACAGTATGGTGTATTCATTGATGATGTGGACTTCGTTCAGCAAAGCTTTACCACGGCTCCTAACGCTATCTTCCAGCTCAAAACGGATGGTAGCGGAGCATGGGTAGAAACAGCCGATGGA
Protein-coding sequences here:
- a CDS encoding DUF4466 family protein gives rise to the protein MKLKLKSYTPALLGIALMAASCSKDDSYKVPTAKNELQNEVIKRTISPNIVGGTIEFAYAMALPQTKGKLVSAQVEASIAGATGTWMENKSYYYDVTALQDVGIQVASPSVTTNTTTVTTFTKDTNAVTLRFYYVVPEEARGKTVSFTFSAKSSDGATVSAKMGPFNVSKMDMKLDLGVTDGDSTYISIADMKVYRKSDAISDPSKIDLIYMFRSGGVIGHCLVAPGAPKDYLQDFLPPNNVTNATKIIKVYGLRDQQLARAQYGVFIDDVDFVQQSFTTAPNAIFQLKTDGSGAWVETADGKYRAYIYCNVVDDAKKRMTISIKRYTMK